TTGGCTGCTGCTGACCGTTGCCTTGAATGTGCTTGTGCCGCCGATCGAATCGGTCGCGCGCAACCACGCGGTGACGATGTCGCCACAAGATGCGCCGGCGATGATCGCCGCGAAACGGATCGGCGCAACCTTTCACGAATCCGATTCCGACAGTACCGCGATGGTCGTCCTGGAAAGCGACAAGCCTCTCGGAGAAGAGGCACACACCTATTACGACGCCTTGGTGAACAAGCTGCTGGCCGACCCCAAGCACGTGCAGCATGTCCAGAACGTGTGGGGAGACCCGCTCACCGCCGCCGGTGTGCAGAGCCGGGACGGCAAAGCCGCTTACGTCCAACTCAATCTGGCCGGCAACCAGGGCAGCACCCAGGGCAACGAGTCCGTGAAAGCTGTGCGCGAGATCGTCGACAGGTCAGCACCGCCCAGCGGGATCAAGGTCTACGTGACCGGCCCGGCACCGCTCACCACCGACATGAATGAGGCCGCCGACAAGAGCATGCTCAAAATGATGGGCGTGACGGGCGCGGTCATCATGATCATGCTGTTCATTGCCTATCGTTCGGTCAGCACAGTGCTGTTGGTCCTCGTCATGGTCGGTTTCGAAATGGGCACGGCCAGGGGGCTCATCGCGCTACTCGGCAACTACGGGCTGTTGGGCTTCTCGACGTTCGTCGTCGCGATGCTGTCCTCGTTGGCGATCGCAGCGGGCACCGACTACGCGATATTTCTGATTGGTCGCTATCAGGAGGCCCGCCAGGCCGGTCAGGATCGAGAGACCGCCTACTACACGATGTTTCGCGGGACCTTTCACATCATCTTGGGCTCGGGGTTGACGATCGCCGGCGCCACCTTCTGCCTCCACCTGGCGCGGCTGTCGTACTTCAAGGCATTGGGGATTCCGTCGGCTTTGGGGTTGCTCGTGGTGGTCGCGGGCGCGCTCACCGCGGCCCCGGCCGTGGTCGCGGTCGCGACTCGATTCGGCTTGCTCGACCCGAGACGGATGATCAAGACGCGTGGCTGGCGGCGCATTGGGACCGCGACCGTCCGCTGGCCGGGGCCCGTGTTCGCCGCCTCGCTGATCATCGCGATCGTTGGCATCCTGATCGTGCCGAGCATGAAGGTCAGCTATAACGACCGGTTCTACATACCCGGTACGCTGCCATCCAACGTCGGATATGCCGCCGCAGAGCGCCATTTCAGCGCCGCCACCATGAATCCCGATATCCTGATGATCGAGGGCGACCATGACATGCGGAACAGCGGCGACATGATCATCTTGGACAGAATTGCCAAAGATGTCTTTCGATCCCCGGGAATCGCGATGGTGCAAAGCATTACCCGGCCGTTGGGTGGCCCGATTGAGCACACGTCGATACCGTTCCAGATCAGTGCCCAGTCGATTCCGATCCAGCAGAACCTCCAATTCATGAGGGACCGCACGGCCGACATGCTCACGATGAGCGACGACCTCGGCGCGATGATCGGCTCGATGGAGCGTATGCAGGGTTTGCTCGGGCAGATGAGCAGCGCGACGCATCACATGGTCGGCGACATGGGCGAGATGCAGGCCACGCTGAACGAGATGCGGGACCATCTGGCGGATTTCGACGACTTCGCAAGACCGTTCCGCAACTACTTATATTGGGAACAACACTGTTTCAACATCCCGGTGTGTTGGGCGTCGAGATCGGTGTTCGAGGCGATCGATGGTGTGGACAAGTTCAGTGCGAATATGAGCACGCTGATCAAGGACATGGGCAACGTCGACGCGATCATGCCTCAGATGCTCGCCCAGTTTCCCCCGATCATCGCGGTCGCGAAATCCATGCAGGTGACCCTGCTGACCATGCACAGCAGCTTCTCGGGTCTGGTCACGCAAATGGCTCAGATGACCGATACCGCCAGCGCGATGGGTCAGGCCTTCGACGCCTCTCGCAGTGGCGACTACTTCTACCTGCCGCCGGAAGCGTTCCAGAATGCCGACTTTCAGCGCGGCCTGAAACTCTTCCTGTCGCCGGACGGTAAGGCCGCGCGCTTCATCATCACCCACGACGCGGACCCGGCAACGCCGGCGGGCATCTCAGCGGTCATGCCGGAACTGGCCGCCGCGCATCAAGCGGTCAAGGGCACAACCCTAACCGACGCCAAGTTCTACCTCGCCGGGACGGCGGCTATCTACCGCGACATCCAGTCGGGCTCTCAGTACGACCTGCTGATCGTCGGGATTGCCGCCCTGACACTGATTTTCGTGGTGATGGTGATCATCACCCGGGCACTGGTGGCATCCATGGTGATAGTCGGTACGGTGCTGCTGTCGTTGGGCGCCGCGTTCGGGCTCTCGGTGCTGGTGTGGCAGCACCTCTTCGGTCTGGATTTGAACTGGATCGCGCCGGTGTTCGGGTTGATCATCCTGCTCGCCGTCGGCTCCGACTACAACCTGCTGCTGGTGTCGCGCTTTCAAGAGGAGATCGGGGCCGGGCTGAAAACCGGCATCATTCGCTCGATGGGCGAGACGGGTGGGGTGGTCACCTCGGCGGGCCTGGTCTTCGCCTTCACCATGATGTCAATGGCTGCCAGCGATCTGAGCTCTATTGGACAGGCCGGCACGACAATTGGTCTGGGCCTGCTGTTCGACACGCTGATCGTGCGCTCGCTCATGACGCCGTCGATCGCGGCATTGCTGGGACGCTGGTTCTGGTGGCCGATCCGCGTGCGCCCACGCCCCGCCAGCTCGATGCTGCGGCCGTTCGGGCCGCGGCGGCTGGTTCGCTCCCTCCTATTGGGCGAGGAGGCTGCTGCGGTCAAGCGTCCTTTTGGTTCGCAGACGTCAGCGGAGCCGGCGATGGCGGGCGCCATTGGGGCCGATGGTCCCTACCGGGCAGCGGCAGAGATGGGACATCATTCGAACCATGACGGATGAATCTGAATTGGCGGCCCCGCACGCCACCGCGGCCGGGCAGCTCCCTGTTGCCGAATCGCGCGACCGGCCGAGCCGGCTGGGTCAAGCCGCCGCCTGGGTGGTCATCGTGGCCGGCGTCGTGTTCGTCGTCGCGGTGATCTTCTTCTCGGGACTCATGTTGGGCTGGTCTTCGGGCCATGAGCATGGCTGGGATCGAGATGGTTGGCCCGGTGGCCGCATGCATCCCGGCATGACTGGGTGCCCAATGATGGGCACCGGCGGCATGATGGGCCCCGGCGGCATGATGAGCCCCGGCGGCATGATGGGCCCCGGCGGCATGATGAGCCCAGGAGGCCCGGGCCCGTCCCAGACGCCAGGGCCATCGATCCCGCCGCGCCCGTAACGCGGTCCAGGGGAATACCCCCGCGGGTATAGGAATTGTAAAGAATATGAGCGATCACAACCACTATCACGCAGTGTTGAACGACCTGAATCCGCAGCACCGCGAGCTGCGCAAGATGATCCCGGATGTGTACCGGGGATTTGGCGAAATGAGCAAGGCGGCGCTGACTTCCGCTGCTCTGGACAGCAAGACAAAGGAACTCATCGCGCTGGCAATCGGGGTGGTGGCGGAGTGTGACGGCTGCATCGCCTCGCACGCGCAGGGAGCCGTTCGTGCCGGAGCCTCCAAAGCGGAAGCCGCAGAGGCCATTGGCGTGAGCATTCTCATGCACGGCGGACCGGCCACGATCTACGGAGCTCGTGCCTATGACGCGTTCTGCGAATTCATCGATGCGCAGAGTGTGAACTGAAGCGGCTCAGGCGTTGGCGAGTGCCGGGGGATTGGTGGCGTTCGGGTCGGGGTTGGCGATGGGTAGGCCCATGAAGCGCCGCGCATTGTCGCCCATGAAGTCGTAGGTACGCCGTCGGTCCATGTCGTCGGCGTACTTCCAGAAATCCTTCGGCTCGGCCAGGCCTTCGGGATGCGGGTAGTCCGATCCGAACAGCACCCGGTCCCAGCCCACTGTGTCGACGACATCGGCCACACAGCCCTCCCAGAACGGGCTGACCCAGATGTTGCGTCGGAACACCTCGTGCGGATGCTCGGAGAAATTCTGTGGCATCTTGCGGTGCAGGTCTTCGAAGTCACCGAACAGCGGGAAGATCCACGAGCTGCCGTTCTCGACGCTGGCGATGCGCAGCTTGGGGAATCGGGTCAACGTGCCGTGACAAATCAGGCTGGTGATCATGTCGGCGATCTCGCGGTGGCCCAACGTCATCCAGCGAAATGCACTCTGCGCCATGAAGTTCTGGGTGTGTGGCGGTTCCCATTTGGCGACGTAGTCGTCCAGCGGTGGATAGCTGGCGTGCAGCACGATCGGCAGCCCGGCGGCCTCGACGTCACGCCAGAAGGGATCGAACTCGGGCAGCGCCGGTGAGCGCCAGCCATGAATCCCGTTCACCGGCCCCGGTTTGATCAACGCGGCACGAACACCGTTGTCCAGCAGGTACTCCAGTTCGCGCTGGGCTGCGTCGACTTCGGACAGATTGATGATCGGCGTGGAGAACACCCGGTTCTGGTAGTTGTACGTCCAGTGTTCGAGCATCCACTGGTTCAGTGCGTGGATGATCGCGAGCGTCAACTCGGGGTCGTCGGCCGACGAGTGCTCGACCAGGCTGGCCAGCGTGGGGTAGTTGAGAGCCTCGACGACGCCCTGGCGGTCGAGTTCGGCGATCCGGTCGTCGGGATTGCGGGTCGCGGCGGGCGCCGCGATCGCCGGGCCCTGCATCTCGCGCAGCGTGAGGCCCTCGGAGTTCTGTCCGGCGAAGAACTTTTCGTGCGCGCCCGGCGCGGCGACACGTTCGAATGTCGGGTTCGGGATGAAGTCAGTGACCTTGTTGTTGATGATGATTCGGGTCTGACGCCCGATCTGGGCGAACTGGACGGCCCGCGCGTAGCGCTCCGGAAGATACTTCGTCAACGATTCCGGAGTTTCGTACATGTGTTGGTCGGCGTCGAAAATCGGCGCCCCGGTGAACTGAGCCATCGAATGGTCCCGTCAGGTCGTGAGGATGGTCGCCGCGGCGGTGCCGGGAGCGCCGTACAACTGGGTGAACCCCACCTTCGGACTCCCGGGCACCTGGCGGTCGCCCGCTTCGCCGCGGAGTTGGCGGACGATTTCGTGGACCTGCCGCAGCCCGGAGGCGCCGATCGGCTCGCCGTTGGCGATCAGCCCGCCGTCGGTGTTGACCGGCATCGGGCCACTGATCTCGGTGGCGCCTTCGGCCAGCAGCTTTTCCTGGTCGCCGTGCTCGCAGAACCCGCACTCGGCCATGTGGATGATCTCGGCGCCGGCATCGGTGTCCTGCAACTGGATCACGTCGACATCGCCTGGCGCCACGCCGGCCTTCTCGAACGCGGTACGGGCCGCGTAAACCGTTGGCGCGACGTCTTCTTCGACTGGTGCGCACGTGGTGTTGACCTCGTAAGCGCCGTAGCGCCGGGTGCGGATCTCCACGGCCTTCAGGTAGACCGGCTTGGAGGTGTAGCGGTGCGCGATGTCGGCCCGACACATCACCGCCGCGGCGGCGCCTTCGTCCGGTGCGCAGAACATGTATTGGGTCAGGGGATAGTTGAGCATCGTCGAGTTGAGGATGTCCTCTTCGGAGATCGGCTTACGGCGAAACGCGTTGGGGTTCAAGGACCCAATGCGGAAGTTCTTGGCCGCAACCTTGGCCAGCGTCTCCTGGGAGATGTTGTGGTCGTGCAGGTAGCGGTTGGCCTTCATGCCGAAGAACTGGGTGGTCAGATATTGCCCGTTCTCCGCATACCAGCTCGGCATGCCCACCAGTGCCGGGTCTTCGGTGAAGGCCCCGCGCGGGTGCTTGTCCAAGCCGATCGCGATGCCGATGTCGTAGTCGCCCAACCGGATTCCGTCGGCGCACGCCTTGACCGCGCTGGCCGCTGTCGCGCACGCGTTGAACACGTTGGTGAACGGGATGCCGGTGAGCCCGACCATGCCGACGATCGCATCCGGATTGGCGACGGTCCAGCTGCCGCCGGTGGCGAATTGGACATCCTGCCAGGCGATACCGGCGTCGGCGACCGCGGCCAGGATGGCGTCAACGCCCATCTGCATCGCCGACTTGCCCTCGAATCGGCCGAACGGGTGCAGACCCACTCCGATGATGGCGACGTCATTCATTGCGCCACTCCTCCTCATCGCTTTGTCCCCCGCAAACGGGTGGGGGTACCTCCCACTTGTGGGGGAGTGCCCCCACTGCATCGTCGACGGCGCGATTCATGCAATGGCTCCGGCATTCTTGAGTTCCTCGATACGGTCCCAATCCATCCCGATCTCCATCAAAACGATCTCGGTGTGCTCGGAGGCCTGCGGCGCCCGGGTGGTTTCCAGCGGCTCGTGGTTGAACTGGACGGGCCCGCGGACGACCTTGAACGGCGCTCCGCCGGCTGCGACTTCGACCTCGGAGATCATGTCGTTCGCGATGGCCTGCTCGTCGTTGGCCAGGTCGAGCAGGCTCTGGAACGGCGCCCACTGTCCCTTCATCGTCTTCAGGTGCTGACGCCAGTACTCAAAGGGCTTGGCGGCGAAAGCTTTCGCGATCAACTCGGCGGCCGCGTTGGCGTTCTGAATCAACGGGAGAACCTCGGAGAAGCGCTCATCGTCGGCGGCCTCGGGGATGCCCAGGTGCTCGAAGGTGTCCCGGATATGGCCCGTCGGACTGATGATGCACAGGTTGATCGTGCCGCCGTCGGATGTTTCGTAGTTGCCCATGAACGGATTCACCGACATCGCGGTGGCCGAACCCGGCATGGGTGTGCGCATGACCTCTCCGGTCTCCATGCCCTGCGTCATGCTGGCGCCGGCGGCCCACCACGCCGTGCTCAACAGCGACACGTCCAGCTCGACCGCCTCGCCGGTGCGTTCGCGATGCAGTAGCGCAGCCGAGATGCCGCCGGCGATGAACATGCCGCCGATGGAATCGCCGAACGCGGGGATGCCTTGTCCGAGTGCGCCTCCCAGCTCCTCCGGAGTCAGCGCGTAGCCGATACCGCTGCGCGTCCAGAACGCCGTTCCGTCGTAACCACCGACGTTGCGCTCGGCACCCTTATCGCCGTAGGCCGAACCCCGGGCGTAGATGATGTTCGGGTTGACCGCGCGAATGTGCTCGAGGTCGAACTTGTGCTGTTGTCGCTGAGAAGGCTTGTAGTTGGTCAGAAACACATCGGAGGTCTTGGCCAGCTCGTAGATCACTTGCTGGCCACCGGGAGTGGACACGTCGATCCCGACGCTGCGCTTGCCCCGGTTGGGATGCTCCATCAGCGGATGCCGTTCGGGGTTGACCTGAATGCCGCCCATGTTGAGGAAGCCACGTTGCGTGTCGCCCCGTAGCGGGTGCTCGACCTTGATCACGTCTGCGCCCCAGTCGGCGAGGATCGCTCCCGCCGCCGGGACGAAGGTGAAC
The Mycobacterium sp. 050128 genome window above contains:
- a CDS encoding MMPL/RND family transporter, which translates into the protein MRFVRGFAVPILIAWLLLTVALNVLVPPIESVARNHAVTMSPQDAPAMIAAKRIGATFHESDSDSTAMVVLESDKPLGEEAHTYYDALVNKLLADPKHVQHVQNVWGDPLTAAGVQSRDGKAAYVQLNLAGNQGSTQGNESVKAVREIVDRSAPPSGIKVYVTGPAPLTTDMNEAADKSMLKMMGVTGAVIMIMLFIAYRSVSTVLLVLVMVGFEMGTARGLIALLGNYGLLGFSTFVVAMLSSLAIAAGTDYAIFLIGRYQEARQAGQDRETAYYTMFRGTFHIILGSGLTIAGATFCLHLARLSYFKALGIPSALGLLVVVAGALTAAPAVVAVATRFGLLDPRRMIKTRGWRRIGTATVRWPGPVFAASLIIAIVGILIVPSMKVSYNDRFYIPGTLPSNVGYAAAERHFSAATMNPDILMIEGDHDMRNSGDMIILDRIAKDVFRSPGIAMVQSITRPLGGPIEHTSIPFQISAQSIPIQQNLQFMRDRTADMLTMSDDLGAMIGSMERMQGLLGQMSSATHHMVGDMGEMQATLNEMRDHLADFDDFARPFRNYLYWEQHCFNIPVCWASRSVFEAIDGVDKFSANMSTLIKDMGNVDAIMPQMLAQFPPIIAVAKSMQVTLLTMHSSFSGLVTQMAQMTDTASAMGQAFDASRSGDYFYLPPEAFQNADFQRGLKLFLSPDGKAARFIITHDADPATPAGISAVMPELAAAHQAVKGTTLTDAKFYLAGTAAIYRDIQSGSQYDLLIVGIAALTLIFVVMVIITRALVASMVIVGTVLLSLGAAFGLSVLVWQHLFGLDLNWIAPVFGLIILLAVGSDYNLLLVSRFQEEIGAGLKTGIIRSMGETGGVVTSAGLVFAFTMMSMAASDLSSIGQAGTTIGLGLLFDTLIVRSLMTPSIAALLGRWFWWPIRVRPRPASSMLRPFGPRRLVRSLLLGEEAAAVKRPFGSQTSAEPAMAGAIGADGPYRAAAEMGHHSNHDG
- a CDS encoding carboxymuconolactone decarboxylase family protein, with product MSDHNHYHAVLNDLNPQHRELRKMIPDVYRGFGEMSKAALTSAALDSKTKELIALAIGVVAECDGCIASHAQGAVRAGASKAEAAEAIGVSILMHGGPATIYGARAYDAFCEFIDAQSVN
- a CDS encoding amidohydrolase family protein codes for the protein MAQFTGAPIFDADQHMYETPESLTKYLPERYARAVQFAQIGRQTRIIINNKVTDFIPNPTFERVAAPGAHEKFFAGQNSEGLTLREMQGPAIAAPAATRNPDDRIAELDRQGVVEALNYPTLASLVEHSSADDPELTLAIIHALNQWMLEHWTYNYQNRVFSTPIINLSEVDAAQRELEYLLDNGVRAALIKPGPVNGIHGWRSPALPEFDPFWRDVEAAGLPIVLHASYPPLDDYVAKWEPPHTQNFMAQSAFRWMTLGHREIADMITSLICHGTLTRFPKLRIASVENGSSWIFPLFGDFEDLHRKMPQNFSEHPHEVFRRNIWVSPFWEGCVADVVDTVGWDRVLFGSDYPHPEGLAEPKDFWKYADDMDRRRTYDFMGDNARRFMGLPIANPDPNATNPPALANA
- a CDS encoding thiolase family protein, whose translation is MNDVAIIGVGLHPFGRFEGKSAMQMGVDAILAAVADAGIAWQDVQFATGGSWTVANPDAIVGMVGLTGIPFTNVFNACATAASAVKACADGIRLGDYDIGIAIGLDKHPRGAFTEDPALVGMPSWYAENGQYLTTQFFGMKANRYLHDHNISQETLAKVAAKNFRIGSLNPNAFRRKPISEEDILNSTMLNYPLTQYMFCAPDEGAAAAVMCRADIAHRYTSKPVYLKAVEIRTRRYGAYEVNTTCAPVEEDVAPTVYAARTAFEKAGVAPGDVDVIQLQDTDAGAEIIHMAECGFCEHGDQEKLLAEGATEISGPMPVNTDGGLIANGEPIGASGLRQVHEIVRQLRGEAGDRQVPGSPKVGFTQLYGAPGTAAATILTT
- a CDS encoding CaiB/BaiF CoA transferase family protein, encoding MQGIRVLEVAQFTFVPAAGAILADWGADVIKVEHPLRGDTQRGFLNMGGIQVNPERHPLMEHPNRGKRSVGIDVSTPGGQQVIYELAKTSDVFLTNYKPSQRQQHKFDLEHIRAVNPNIIYARGSAYGDKGAERNVGGYDGTAFWTRSGIGYALTPEELGGALGQGIPAFGDSIGGMFIAGGISAALLHRERTGEAVELDVSLLSTAWWAAGASMTQGMETGEVMRTPMPGSATAMSVNPFMGNYETSDGGTINLCIISPTGHIRDTFEHLGIPEAADDERFSEVLPLIQNANAAAELIAKAFAAKPFEYWRQHLKTMKGQWAPFQSLLDLANDEQAIANDMISEVEVAAGGAPFKVVRGPVQFNHEPLETTRAPQASEHTEIVLMEIGMDWDRIEELKNAGAIA